GTACTGAGAAGGGTGCTAGACTACTAAAGAGAGGGAAGCTCTCTTATAAAGAGATCAGCAGAATAAAGAGATTGGAAAAATCCTGGTTTAACTTTAGAAGACAGCCATAGTAGTATTGATCAGATGCAAAACTTATCTACATGTAAAATTACCTGGGgttgaaaagaaaaaatggttgGCTAAGGCTTACATTCACCCACCCTTCCCCACAATTCTAGATATACACACTGTTCCCTTATGTTTTGTCAACTCAAAAACTAAAGTCTCATCACTAGCGCCCCAAAAAAATACACTAAAACGAAGGGCCTGATCTCGCCAGTTGCTAACCAACCTGCTACCCTCAAAGTGCTCAGCTGGAGTTGCAGCATGCTCAGCAACTGGCAAGATCAGCCCATTATAACTACATTCATGATCGCAGCGGCTCACTGAGTTACAGTTAATTTGCCACTACTATATTGAAGCTTAGCCAAGCACATCTTTTAGGAAAGAACTTGATTTATATTTTGCTACACCTTGAGAACCGATGGAAGTTACTTAAGCAAGTGAAATAAGTGAGTTTCCCAAGAACAGATAAATTGGCCATGCAGTGTGACCAATTTCCTTAACACAttattttctcctcctccatcaaAGCAATGAAATATATTaggaaaaataatgtaattttcatAAACTGAGCAATAGGAGCGTTGCCACAAACATAAACAAACATTCTAGCTACACATACAACCACCAGCTGGTGATGTGATTATGGTTATTATCTATATTATTTTATCACTGTCTGCAATTTGTTCTAATATGCATTTGTAAAGcggctgcaaaattcagatcacaatattgtaaattaaaaaaacaaacaactaatgTCTGAAGCAGTAATACCAATACACTAGTCCATGTATACACATTTAAATTAAGGAtgtaacaaacttttataaaTCTTGAACTTGAATTACATATCTTTTCATAGGAGTACTATTTCCACTGCTTTAgagttaacaaaaaaaaagttaacttggATAACCATTCTCCATTAAGaacacaaagtattttttccaaCACAGGAAATCTGAAAGCTGCATATCAAACTCAGATACCCATGAGGTTTTTCTATAATCTGCTCATGATACTCAGTTAGAAACCTCGTCCCATGCCAAAATTTAACAGCTGAGTCAACAAACCTCAAGTTCAGTGCTTGTGGGTGATTTTTGTAACTAGGTAACTCAGTAAAATAAGATTGGTGAGGGAAGCAGCAAGAACGACTCTAGCCCATTAAATACGAACTCATACAAATTCCTCCTTAACGTTCTTGAAAGCTACCAAAATGGCAAACTATTAAAAGCTTCTTTTAGATACGGATATTTATAAGTGTTCTGGTGCTATCATTGGCATTTAAAGAGTCTAATTTATAAATAACTCTGGAATAGTATACGAAGATTATACTATTACtgttccatgaaacattttggaaCAGTAGCACATTGTGGTATCtgcataatttaaaattaaacccctcaattttttttttcagtttaagcaATACTGTAATCAAAGATTTTGTAAACTTAAGTCCATAAGTATTTTATCAACTATAATGGATTTTGAGTCTaaaaagaaatttattttctttataactgTTGTTCAGGTTCTATGAACATACTCTCCCCTCAGTGCATATAACTGAAGCCTGATAAAGAACTTGAAATCATTCTTTATGATATGTAGGTTCAAGTGACATAGGCAGATTAAAGAAGATTTCAAATAAATGAAAGAAGATGAGATTCAAGAAATCTCCTAACGTACATTTTTGGAGAGCAATTAAAATGAACGATTAAAGAAATTGATGCAACTATCTCCACTATAACAAGATTTTATTGTTTCTACTCTTATTATAGAAATAATTGTAGCAGTATTTTGGGGGTTATTATACCCTTATTTTCCCTTCACTTCCTCACCCAACTGAACTAAACAAATGTGAATTTCAGAATTCCTACCTCTCCCTTCTTAAAATATATACTCTCACAATAGGAAACAAGTGTGATCAATCCTTAAACATTAGGACTTGAAAATAAATTTGAACTTATGGAATCAATATCGCAATACTAGGGcagcaattaatcacagttaactcacgtgattaactcaaaaaaattaactgcaataaaaaattgcagttttaatcgcactgttaaacaatagaataccaattgaaatttattcaatattttgtatgtttttctacattttcaaatatattgatttcaattacaacacagaatacaaagtgtacagtgctcactttatattatttttatcaaatatttgcactgtaaaaatgataaaacagtatttttcaattcacttcatacaaggaccgtagtgcaatctctaccgtgaaagcgcaacttacaaatgtagactttttttgttacataactgcactaaaaacaatgtaaaacttgagagcctacaagtccactcagtcctacgtcCTGTGCAGCCAATcgttaagagaaacaagtttgtttacatttatgggagataatgcttcttatttacaatgtcacctgaaagtgagaccagatATTCGCATGAcgcttttgtagctggcactgccaggtatttatgtgccagataagctaaacatttgtgtgccctttcatgctttggccaccattccagaggacatgcttccatattgatgacgctcatttaaaaaaaaaaagtgttaattaaatttgtgactgaactccttgggggagaattgtatgtctcctgctcagtgttgtacccgcattctgccatatattccatgttatagcagtctcggatgatgacccagcacatgctgtttgttttaagaacactttcacagcagatttgacaaaacgcaaagaaggtaccaatgtgagatttctaacgatagctacagcactcgacccaaggtttaagactctgaagtgccttccaaaatctgagagggatgtggtgtggggcatgctttcagatgtcttaaaagaccaacactcCGAtacgaaaactacagaacccaaactaccaaaaaagaaaatcaaccttctgctggtgacatctgagtcagaagatgaaaatgaacatgcattggtctgctctgctctggatcgttatcgagcagaacccatcatcagcatgaatgcatgtcctctggaatggtggttgaagcatgcagGGAcagatgaatctttagtgcatctggcacataaatatcttgcaacgccagctaaaACTGTGCCatgcgaaagcctgttctcactttaaggggatattgtaaacaagaagcaagcagcattatctcctgcaaatgtaaacaaacttgtttgtctgagcgactggctgaaaaagaagtaggactgagtggacttgtaggctctgaagtttcacATGATTTGTTAgtgcaggttttgtttttttgttaaacaCACAACTctaatttgtaagttcaactttcatgataaagagattgcactacagtacttgtatgaagtgaactgaaaaaatactattttttacagtgaaaatatttataataaaaaataaatataaagtgagcactgtacactttgtattctgtgttgtaattgaaatcaatatatttgaaatcgtggaaaacatccaaaaatatttatataaatggaattctattaacagcgcgattaatcacaattaatttttctaATCGCCCTACATAATGCCATTTTTCTAGCCATACGATTAAGAATTTTAAACAAATCATTTCATCTTTAAATtagcttttaaaacacacatcAATTAACAGTGAAGAACTTGAGCAAGCAGTTGCCAGCATAGGAATAAGGGTGCAATTTCATTCTCATTTACCTTGCTCTATTGTATATCATTGATTCATTGTCATCCAAGACAGTTGCCAGCAAATCCAAGTCACGAAACATTTTCAGCATGTAGTCTGTAAATTTACATCCTGAAGCTCTCTCCACCACAGCACTCAGAAGGGTAAAGCCATAAGTTGAATACAAAAACTGGCTTCcttaggggggagggagggggaggaatagaAGGCGAGAAAGAGACAGGTTATTTACATACCACTTGAATGAAAAGTTTAATGTTTCCATCTGCGATCTTTTCCTATGAAGTTTCCTATTCAACAAATAAAGTTTTTACACAGGGATCTGTATGTAACTTTGTCAGAACACACTTATTCCCAATACATCTTATGCCATCACACTGTATCAATATTAGCTTCTCCACAGTGTAATCAGAAACATACagaattaaaaattattattctCTTTTCTATGTTAACTCTACACAGAAATATAGCATCAGCCAAATTCTACTCATGTGATTAGGAAGACCtgcatttattttgttctttttaatagtTACTATTCAAATACCCATCCTCACCAGAAGACAAACTAATAAATAAGATGTAAGTATGTAACAGTGACAGATAAAACTTTAAGGGTAAAAATAAGGTAAATTCAATTAAAAGCCATGCATGGCACTGAATAGTCAACCAAGGAAGTCTTATTTAATCtatgttaaaatttaaaaaataaataaataaagacccAGAACATAACCATAGGAATTGATATAGTGGATATAGACAAAGGTCTAGTTACTCcactatcctgtctccaacaccacATGCCTCACAGGTATGTGTAAGAAACCCAGAGTAGGCAGATGTAGAGCAATCTGACCCCCATGTTAGGTCTCCTCCTAATCTCTGTTAGAGACTGGCAAAGCCCTGaaagcatgaggtttaatgtCATTAATCTTGTGGAAACGTTAATTCTGGATAGtcttattatccatataaacagaaaaattaaaaaaaaataattggataAGTTCTTTGCCTCAAGGactgtggcaatgaattccaccgTTTAGttacacattgtgtgaaaaagtatttccttctattggttttgaatttcccactaTTGAAATTTCATTCAGTGTACCCtttttcttgtgttatgaaatgGGCAGAGAAGTTCCTGATCTACCCTCCCTATATTGTTTGTTATTGTTTATACTtttgtcccctcttattcatcttcTTTCTAAattaaacaatcccaatcttttctaTCTTGTTTAATATGAGAGTTTTTCCACACCTTTTATCATTCTTAGTGCTCTTTTCTGAATCcctctagttctgcaatatccttttagAAATGTGGTGATCACCactacacacagtattctagatAAGGCcacaccattgatttatatagaggaattATAATATTTCAACAACCCTTTCTCCTTATGCAACCTaacattttgtttacctttttgACTGCAGTAACACGTTGAGCAAAAGTTTTCACAGTGCCATCTACAATGATGCCCAAGTCCCTGTCTTGAACTGATACAACTTATAGGGTTCTAAACTAACTGTATGAGTAGTTTAATTTTCTCACTCCAATCGGCACTACTGTGcgtttatcagcactgaatttcatttgccattatgtTGGTTGTTCACCTAGCTTgtttaagactctgaagttcctcactgttctctctggccttgactaCCCTAACTTTGTTATCttcaaattttgctacctcactactCAATCTCCATTTccatataatttaaataattataaaaaatacCACAAAATCTAGTAGGAATTTGTGAGTTGCTCTGTAATTAGCCTTTGGCAATTTGAAAATTTAGTATTTAATTTtccttgttttctgtttcttaaCCAGTTCTTGATCCACTGATTAAACAACTTGTTTGGTTGCTTACCTATCCTAAAAAAACTCATGCTGTTGTATGAAGAAGAGCCAAGAGAGCCAAAGAAAACTTCAATTAAGAAAAAAGACTTCTGGGAAAAGATTGATTTGACTGATCTTACAAGGTCTCCACGTTGAAATTCAATCAAAGGTCATGTGTGTGTTACAGTAAGTCAGCTAACAAATTTACAATATACCTTAACCTTTGTAATTCAATAGGCAAATTTTGCAGCATATGGAACTATTTTGAAAGAATTCACTTGAATCTATTTCTACCCACTCTCCAGGACTCTTTATATtccatctaagggcttgtctacacaatttTTCTACCTCTTTATCAGTCTACAAACTGATAGTTAAGTCTGTGCAACTCCTAGTGTGAATGTACTTATACTAGTAGAAGGTGTGCTTATAATCAGTACAGTTTATTTCTGAAACTATGAAAAATAAGCTACACTGAGATAAGCACCTTTAGAGCGATATAACTGCATGCATACCAGGGGGTTGCACCAATGTAACTATATTCAGTAAGTttcccaattttatttttttttaaatcctttgcaGGTCATATTTAAAGTGACCAGGTAGTTAGAACATGGCTTGAACGCTCCCTTTTGAGGCTCTCATTGGATAACAGGAAAATGAATCTTCTGGTTAAGTCTCAGTAAAGTCTCAGTGCCACATAATGTATCAGACAAACTACAATCTGATGATACTAAAAATCTAgaacttaaagaaaaaatattacctTTTGATCAAACAGAATAGAAACTCACCTGGTTTAAAGAATAAAggatcatttttaaatattttcaatgaatcaatcacattttcaaatttttctttcaaataataCTCTTCATGTTCAAATTCCTTTGTTCTCTTGACAGGTTTTAAATTTCGGCCTTTAGCTTCACCATCCTGTTCTGACTTAGCTTCAGCAAAGTCATTTTTTTCAGTGTCTTtatcttctttttctttcagttccTTCTCCTGGTTAGATTTTTTTACATCTTGCATTAGTTTAAGGGCTTTATTGGCCTTTTCCTTCTGTTCCTTTACTTTTGTAATATCTTTCTCATAGTGACGAATTCCACTTAAATGTGACACTAACAATCTTGTAGTAATGGTGACCTAGTTTAAAAGAAGAATATTAAGTGCATGCTTGCTTAACGAAAGATACTATACAAGGTGAACTTTTATTTCTGCAATTTATATATTTGGTAtgttaagaaaaaaagaagacatAAGAATTCCTAGCCATTCTTCTATTGTAAAGCCagtgagaaaaaatatttaaatattagtcTGAAGATACAAAATTTCCAACATTCCTTTTTTTCAGTAGCATGTATTGCTTCCTGCCCCTACTTCTTTTAACTTATGTGTGGTGCACAACATGCATAAAGCTGTGTGCACTTGAAGCATGTAGGTGGATAGTGAAGGTATGGGACAGACATGAAACTCAGACAACCAACAATGGTTACAGAAAAAATTGTCCCATTACCTTTTCACCTTCATATTCTTTTTCTGGAAACTCAGGAACATATTTCTGCACTGGAGCATCTAAATCGAGTTTTCCTTCTTCCCACAGTTTAGCAACAGCCATCATTGTAAGACACTTGCTAATACTCGCAATTCGCATAATTGTCTCTGGTTTACAGATTACACGGTTCTCTACATCTGCATAACCCAGACCTTTAGGAAGAGTAAAAGGTCACTGTTAGTGAGTTTACATATATAGAGAAAATTCTTTGAGATTTTACAATGTTCACAAACTTAAGAAGTTTACCAGAATTCTCCAGAACACTCTGCATCTAAGTAAAACAAAGGCATGAAAGgtgctattttcaaaagtgctcagtgctggcctaactccgttcccattgacatcaacaacagtgatttcaatgggaacagagtcaGGCCATTGaagaatgtttttgaaaatacaTCCTACATTACCCCTTTGAATCACTCTGACTTGTGACAACATGAAACTTAAGACTAATGTAGCTtagtgaaaaattaaaattatatctTAAGGGCAGacaagcttgtccctctcaccaacagaagttggtcccataatagatattacctcacccacctggtctctaatattctgggacccaTACTGTTAAAACTATACTGCATACATCCTTAAGGGCaaacattcagtggaaaaaacccTCAGAAACCATAACCTAGACTGTCAATCAAGTTAAGTGCCCCACATTCATAAATCCATATCTTAATTCTTTAAAAGAGCTACTCTGAATTACTCCTTTCAAAATACAATGTAACTTCTATACAGAGAAAATAAGATCAGTTAAAAACAGGAAATTTACATCAACCGTACAGCATTTAACTCAATTAATAAAGCTTAACTACACAGtggtttaataaattatttttaacctCTTCAGATATAGACTTAAAGAGGGCTTACATCAGAAATGAAGAAAATTCAGTAGTCTCCATCCAGTATATTGGTCCTATATCTCAGAACTACTGCATAGTAGTGTGCAATTCCACAGAGATAAGCTCAGTAGTGGACTCACCAGAGTGTTATATTTTAATCTGCACTACACTGGTTAAGTTGTATATGGAATGTTGCAGTGCACTATTGGTTTATTTCTGATCTAGATACAGCACACTTGCAAAGACCAGTTTTATTATCCGTATGTGTCTATGTATGTAAGTGGAACACAGTCCCCTAACATGCTGCAGTCTAGTGATGAGATTCTCATAAAGCAGTAAAACTTgccaaaacacaaagaaagggaGAAATCAGATTGACCAGTCTATATTGCCCAAGTCCTCTCCTCTAAAGGAAGCTGAAACCCAGATGTTTATGTTGTGCTACTGAGCGCAgctgctgcacccctccccatTCAACTGCCTGCAGAAGTAGCACATCCAAATCTAAAATCACTATGATCAGATTGGCAAGAAAGTAAATTGGGCAGAATTTTTACAGAAGACACAGGTTTTGTTATTTTCCATGTTTTTCCCCTTCAACCTCATGACTTCATTTTAAGATAATGGTGCTCACCTCTGCCCTGTGGATGAAGGTGTGGgaagaatctaccacaacctGCACCCCTTTAtgatattattgtttattatttgtattaccacagtgccTAGGAACACCAATCATGGAGCAGGACTCAACTGTGGTAGGCACTGAGAGTTCTGCCACTACCTAATATCTTTCCATGTCTCCAGAAGGAAGATTCTGCTGAAGCAGCAGAGAAGCATCAACTCCTCCTTCTTGGGTCAGCTGGTGGCACTGACAGTTTCTCTTAACAACACTACTGCAAAACCTTCTGAATCCAAAAGCATAATCTGaggaaattttgttttgtggCAGAATTTTCACatgccacatttaaaaaaaacccactcctgTGGCAGCAAAAGGCACATGAAAAATGGAAATCAGCTTTTTGAAGGAATACCTGAAGATTCTGCCACAAACTGGCTTACAGTGGCAAGTCTATTACAATCTTGCTAACGAGTCTTTCAGGGACTCTATAATTGCATGCATTACTGTTTGTTTCTGTTATCTTAGTTGCCTGAAACAAACATCAAAACGTTTTTGGAAAGATAAGTAAGTAGGGTCAATAAAGATCAATAAATAAGTCTTCACTGGAGTTCTGTTCAGACCTATCTAGACATGTCTTTTCAGGGAGATCTACATAACCTGCAAAGTAATTTATGACTATTGAAAGGATTACAGCTGTCAAATCTCAACATGTTCCCAAAGGAAGACTAAGCACCACTCCACTAGTATATGAAATATCACTGAATTGGAACCACTCAAATTTATTCTCACCATTATGTAGATTCTCAAAGAAAGATTATGTCTAgtatataattgtaaaataacaGTTGTTTCTCAAGCAAAAACAATCAATTTAATATCTGTAGATATCAACTATTTTATTTCCACCAGCAGCTGCATAAATATGATGTAGTTCTGTCCAAAAGAATACCTAGCACACCTAGCAGAGTGAAGGagaacattgggggggggggggggggatgtatgGCAGAATGATTGTGCAGAGCAGGTATTCACTTAGATGTAGATCAGGAGAGAGTCCAAGGAaatattctcttttttttaattagaatatCCACCCTCTTTCATGAGTCTCCCATACTGCCTACTGGGGAGCTCTTCTGTAAAACATTTGCTGAAAGAGTTTGGGAAAGACTTTATTAAGCAAACTTAATTTACGCCACGTTCAGCCTAACTCAACAGAGTGAGTACAAAGATAAGTTTGGATTGCTAGTTATCACTTATTACAGCTAAAATCACTTATCATGACTGACAACAGCAAATTTCCTCAAAATTAGTTACAATGCAAGATATACCTATGTAAGCACAATTAAAGAACATTACCTCCCTTTGGTAAGTCTCATTAAAGTCAGGCATTTTGAGCCCGTTTATAGTCAAGACCACCTTCTTAAGCCTCATACAGAAGCATTTCTTTTGACACCACTCACCTTTTAGGAATTACTCTATCACATTTTAGATCACTATTCAACTGTGCACATACTGTAATGCCTTCAGAGTGTGAAACTTGTTCCCCTCCCAGTAGTGGTATAGGCTTTTTCCTCCACACTTGTCAACATGCTTTATAAACAATCCCCCAAAAGGGTGTTTCAATTACAACCACTACTATCTTCTACAGAGATACTTTATTCTTCCCTTTACTTGGACCcctttcccattttatagattttaaggccacagGGACTATTATTATTTCTTGTCGTCTGTAGTTTTTAGGGCAGAGTTTAtaatacaggcagtcctcagacttACAACACAGTTGGTTCCTGAGAATCGCGTCATAAGTCGAAAACGTTTTAACTCGAATCCCATAGGAACGCTGTGGGATCGAGCGTCGTAAAATCAGGACCAACATCAAAGTTGGAATGGGACGTCAATTTACAAACGTCGTAAGTGCAGTTCTGTCGTAACTCTAATGTCAAAAAGTCAAGGACTGCCTGTACTTTTATGATTGTGAAGTTAAtggacagcacctggcacaaatTGAAGAACAATAATTACTTAAGATTTGTGAcccaaatgaaaaattaattttaaagaacATGCAGAACTGAGTTCCTGTATACCAACCTTCTGACCATACTTCCTTTCCATCTACAGAAACTCCAATTACTATGCCTGGGGCTCCCACTTCATCCTGTCACAAAAATACTACAGTCATTAAAGGGCTCTGCTGCTTCAGAATTCAAACATACATTCTGCTTTTATGGGATTTAGGATAAGCAGAAAGTACGTGATTATTGAAATTACTTTGTTTAAATACCAATTGGGCTGAGTTTGTACAAATCCCCTTTGAAAAGCTGCATATATGTCGTGCTGCTGGACAGCTACAATGAGAGTCCAATGAGTTTAAAGACTAATTTAATAGTAACTACACCAACTGCAGATAGGGAACATAACATTTTTCAAACTGAGATGCAATATGTGAGTGATATCACATGTCAGTCAACACAGATCATTTTAGTGAGTCTGGGATGTTCTGATTTAAACTATCCCTGAAGCTTCAGTTCCAAATTTTCAGAAGAATCATGACATTCTATTTAGATAGTTCACATGCCTCTATGTTCTCCTCCAGTCCTTCAAATAGTCCCCCTGAGTTCACATGTATTCACTACTAAAGATACTTCTACCACTAGTGTATGTCAGGCCTGCACTGGTTTAATTAGCCCCTTTAAGGGCAGCCCTTCTTGAAGTAAATGAATTCAGTAACTGAAACGCACTTTCAGACCCTTCTGACAGTTCTTACATACAAGCAATGATGACATTCAGTGATTTACTGTGAAATCCTAATGTGAACAGACCAAATAACACGACAAGGCGTACAGAAGAATACAGATACgttccctgggctggggagatATTGCACTAGTCAGGGACCAGACTCCTAAGAGTGTGCTGACTGTCTGGGGttgttcccctctcctccccaataACCTAAACACTAATGATTAGGTTTCACAGAGGAAGTTTCTGAAAgtgctcagacacacacacaacactcaGCGAAGCAGTTTAACAAAGACGTTCAACTTCATAACCACATTTGTCTCAAAGGTCTTCCCCCTGCAAGTGACACCTGAATTCCCACCAGATGAGTAACGTTACCCGGCCCCAGTCTCGCTCTGTCTGCGCACCAAAGCCCTACAGGAGCAGCAGGTTTATGATTTCTTTTTGCGCAGCGCCTAGCACTGGGCCAGGGGCTCCTTCTCCTCGCACCCTACGGTCATTGCAAGGCTCGCTGGGGTCGTGCGGCAGTGCCAGcaggctgcgggggtgggggcggaaggGAAGCAGCAAGAAGCGATTTTAAGACAAGCACGTACAGCTGTGGCCTAGGAAACACGACGCCAAGggctcctcctctccttcccctcccccggccaAGGACGCcgggcccgcccctcccccacagagagaCCCTAGCCGCGCCACCTTAATCCTCTGCAGCAGGTCCCTGCTGCTCTCGATGGCCCGGGCGAAGCCCCCGTGCGGCGGCGGTGGCGCCTTCACCTCTCCCGCCGCCTCCTGCCGCGGGGCCCCCTCCTGCTCGCAGCCGGCCGCCACCTTCACCCCCAGGGCGAGGCCCAGAccgaccccccagccccaggcgcCGGCTCCCCGCGGTGGGCACGGGCCGCTCCCCAGGCGCTGCAGCcgctgctgcccccaggcccGGGCGGGGCCCGAGACTCGGCGCAGGGCCCGCGCCAAGCAGTGCATGGCTCCAGCCCGGCCACCGCCAggcaggagcagctgctcccGCGAGCTCGGCCGGCCAAGCCCCGAGCACATCGAGTGAGGGTGGAGACAGTTGGCTCCTAACCTGTTCTTCTCCCtctgcccatcccccccccccgcgcttccctggcccccttccttccctctcccgaCAGCCCTCCCGCTCCCGCCTGTGCGTTCTCACCGGCCacagcctgggggcggggccggggccggggccgcggGGATGGGCTCGGGCTCTCAAGCTTTCCACACGGCTGCCCCCTTCGCCCTTTCCAGAGTCCGGTTTGTCTTGCGTgtctcaagtttcacctcacgtaaaaacgacttgcttacaaaatccaCGGAACAGATACAGAAGTGTCCCAGCCCACTAGTGCCGAAAGATCGCTCACCTGCTAGGTTTATAGAACTGTAAAACAAATAGGCTGGACTATAGCgtagttacatttcagtgtgatacctgagccttgtctgaagcccgagccccgccagcagggctagggttgccaggtctccagtttttgaccagaacaccaggttgaaaagggaccctggggctccagtcagcaccaatgaccaggccactaaaagtccggctgccggtgcagcagggctaaggcaggctccctggcgccatgcggctcccagaagcggccggcatgtccatCTCCTAGGTGCAGGAAGGCCACAGGGGCcccatgcgctgcccccaccccgagcaacagctccacagctcctattggccaggaaccatggccaatgggagccacagggGTGGCCCCTATGGGTGCGGGCAGTGCACACACCTTCCCGGTCCCTCAGCCTagagctggacatgctggccgcttccgggagctgcctgaggtaagcagtTGCAGCTACACCCcacaccacctcccacaccc
This window of the Chelonia mydas isolate rCheMyd1 chromosome 10, rCheMyd1.pri.v2, whole genome shotgun sequence genome carries:
- the LACTB gene encoding serine beta-lactamase-like protein LACTB, mitochondrial; translation: MCSGLGRPSSREQLLLPGGGRAGAMHCLARALRRVSGPARAWGQQRLQRLGSGPCPPRGAGAWGWGVGLGLALGVKVAAGCEQEGAPRQEAAGEVKAPPPPHGGFARAIESSRDLLQRIKDEVGAPGIVIGVSVDGKEVWSEGLGYADVENRVICKPETIMRIASISKCLTMMAVAKLWEEGKLDLDAPVQKYVPEFPEKEYEGEKVTITTRLLVSHLSGIRHYEKDITKVKEQKEKANKALKLMQDVKKSNQEKELKEKEDKDTEKNDFAEAKSEQDGEAKGRNLKPVKRTKEFEHEEYYLKEKFENVIDSLKIFKNDPLFFKPGSQFLYSTYGFTLLSAVVERASGCKFTDYMLKMFRDLDLLATVLDDNESMIYNRARCYVCNKKGRLVNAPYVDNSYKWAGGGFLSSAGDLLKFGNALLYSYQVGQFKNSTNKLLPGYLKPDTITMMWTPVPNTEASWDKDGKYAMGWVVVERKQEYGFCRQQRHYISHTGGAVGASSVLLILPEELDSEVINSGLVTPPRGVVVNIICNMQSVSLNSTALKIAKEFEKDKLACYFD